The following coding sequences are from one Candidatus Binataceae bacterium window:
- a CDS encoding thiolase family protein — translation MREVVIVDAVRTPIGRAGKEAYYRDIRADDLGVACVRRLLERNSGLDPTEIEDVVWGCANQSGEQGLNLGRMIALLARLPVEVAGTTVDRQCGSSLQAVNFAAYEIIAKTAEVVIAGGVEHMSHVPMGSGLLPNMKLLDLFPQDMFVMGLTAERLAAMYGITREQADAYSLRSHQRALAARERFKEEIVPMRLDAERVVDADQGPRSDTSLEKLAALKPSFKADGQVTAGNSSQVSDGAAAVLLMSAERARALRVRPMAKIRATAVAGVRPEIMGWGPVPATHKALGRAALQPADIDLVEINEAFAAQVLACNSELKFDEERLNVNGGAVALGHPLGCSGARLITTLTHEMRRRGARLGLATMCIGIGQGIATVIEQV, via the coding sequence ATGCGCGAAGTTGTGATCGTCGATGCCGTCAGAACCCCGATCGGGCGCGCCGGCAAGGAGGCCTACTACCGCGACATCCGCGCCGACGACCTCGGCGTCGCCTGCGTGCGTCGGCTCCTGGAGCGCAACTCCGGGCTCGACCCCACCGAAATCGAGGACGTGGTCTGGGGCTGCGCCAACCAGTCGGGCGAACAGGGACTCAACCTGGGGCGCATGATCGCGCTGCTCGCCAGGCTGCCGGTCGAGGTCGCGGGCACGACTGTAGATCGCCAGTGCGGCTCGAGCCTCCAGGCGGTCAATTTCGCGGCCTACGAGATTATCGCCAAGACCGCCGAGGTCGTGATCGCCGGGGGCGTCGAGCACATGAGCCACGTCCCGATGGGCTCGGGGCTCCTGCCCAACATGAAGCTGCTCGACCTGTTTCCGCAAGACATGTTCGTGATGGGTCTGACCGCGGAGCGGTTGGCCGCAATGTACGGGATCACGCGCGAGCAGGCCGACGCCTACTCCCTGCGCTCTCATCAGCGCGCCCTCGCCGCGCGCGAGCGCTTCAAAGAAGAGATCGTGCCGATGCGGCTTGACGCCGAACGCGTCGTCGACGCCGACCAGGGGCCGCGCTCCGACACCAGTCTCGAGAAGCTCGCCGCGCTTAAGCCCTCGTTCAAGGCCGATGGCCAGGTGACCGCTGGCAACTCGTCGCAGGTGAGCGACGGCGCCGCCGCCGTGCTGCTGATGAGCGCCGAGCGAGCGCGCGCGCTGAGGGTGCGGCCAATGGCGAAAATCCGCGCGACAGCAGTCGCCGGCGTGCGGCCCGAGATCATGGGATGGGGTCCCGTGCCGGCAACCCATAAGGCGCTTGGGCGGGCCGCGCTCCAGCCCGCTGACATCGACCTTGTCGAGATCAACGAAGCCTTCGCGGCGCAGGTGCTCGCCTGCAACAGCGAACTTAAATTCGACGAGGAGCGGCTCAACGTCAACGGCGGCGCGGTCGCCCTGGGCCATCCGCTGGGATGTTCGGGGGCGCGGCTGATAACGACGCTGACCCACGAAATGCGCCGGCGCGGCGCGCGGCTCGGGCTGGCCACGATGTGCATCGGGATCGGTCAGGGCATCGCAACCGTGATTGAACAGGTGTAA
- a CDS encoding CaiB/BaiF CoA-transferase family protein — protein MIDEKPLAGVRVLDLSRVLAGPFCGMNLADLGAEVIKIELPGRGDDSRGYAPRIPNSEDSGYFYSVNRGKLSVTIDLREPDGAAVALDLVRHADVVLENFAPGTMERFGLSYARLAESNPRIILCSISGFGQSGPMASAPAYDIVAQALGGTMSITGPAGGDPTRCGVSIGDLAAALYGVIAILAALRLRERTGVGRHLDVAMLDCQVALLEDALARYSATGEVPGPLGSRHPSITPFQQFRAADGYFVAGAGNESLWQRFCEAIGMPELKSDPRFKLNADRTANHARLEPILQRHFASQPRDHWLGRLNEAGVPCAPIANVAEVARNPHLEARRMILRADHPAFDGLIVPGSPLRNAGSNAEPDTRSPALGEHTERVLREVAGYDLAHIADLRRRGII, from the coding sequence ATGATCGATGAGAAACCGCTCGCCGGCGTGCGCGTGCTCGATTTGAGCCGCGTGCTTGCCGGACCGTTCTGCGGCATGAACCTCGCCGACCTCGGCGCCGAGGTGATCAAGATTGAATTGCCCGGGCGTGGGGACGACTCGCGCGGCTACGCGCCGCGCATCCCCAACTCCGAGGACTCCGGCTACTTCTACAGCGTCAACCGCGGCAAGCTCAGCGTTACGATCGATCTGCGCGAACCCGACGGCGCGGCGGTCGCGCTTGACCTCGTGCGCCATGCCGACGTGGTACTGGAGAATTTCGCGCCGGGCACGATGGAGCGTTTCGGGCTCAGCTACGCGCGGCTGGCCGAGTCTAACCCGCGGATCATCCTGTGCTCCATCTCGGGCTTCGGACAGAGTGGGCCGATGGCGTCGGCGCCGGCGTACGACATCGTGGCCCAGGCGCTGGGCGGCACGATGAGCATCACGGGACCGGCGGGCGGCGACCCGACGCGCTGCGGGGTGTCGATCGGCGACCTCGCGGCGGCGCTCTACGGCGTGATCGCGATCCTCGCCGCGCTGCGGCTGCGCGAGCGAACCGGCGTGGGGCGCCATCTGGACGTCGCGATGCTCGACTGCCAGGTCGCGCTGCTCGAAGACGCGCTCGCGCGCTACTCGGCGACCGGCGAGGTGCCCGGGCCGCTGGGCTCGCGCCATCCGTCGATCACGCCGTTCCAGCAGTTCCGCGCCGCCGACGGCTACTTCGTCGCCGGGGCCGGAAACGAATCGTTATGGCAGCGCTTCTGCGAGGCGATCGGGATGCCGGAGCTGAAGAGCGACCCGCGTTTCAAACTCAACGCCGATCGCACGGCGAACCACGCACGGCTCGAACCGATTCTCCAGCGCCATTTCGCCTCGCAGCCGCGCGATCATTGGCTGGGCCGGCTCAACGAGGCGGGCGTGCCGTGCGCGCCGATCGCCAACGTTGCCGAGGTCGCGCGCAATCCGCATCTCGAAGCACGCCGGATGATCCTGCGTGCCGATCATCCCGCGTTCGACGGTTTGATTGTGCCGGGCTCACCGCTCAGGAACGCGGGCTCCAATGCCGAGCCCGACACGCGCTCGCCTGCGCTGGGCGAGCACACCGAACGCGTCCTGCGCGAGGTCGCCGGCTACGACCTCGCACACATCGCCGACCTCCGCCGCCGCGGTATCATCTAA
- a CDS encoding ion channel: MAKRLRYGTLYDRHGARVSGTPVGSSSALLGDLYHRLLTCSWPALLLLIVALFALTNGAFALGYLLDGGVAHMRPGSFADAFFFSVQTMATIGYGTMAPVSTFANAVVCLEALGGLLGLAIVTGLVFARFSRPTARVRFSRNLVVSRSDGTPSLMFRMANERANRIVEAQVHVVLARQEMTAEGGSMRRFHDLALARGRNALFSLSWTVIHPITEQSPLFGETVESLAAARAQIVASLTGLDESFLQTVHARYIWDAEEIVWNARFVDILNQTSEGVTIDYSRFDDVVPAGDASAAVAQSADGAAAAATARPGKKAEPTHEGV; encoded by the coding sequence ATGGCCAAGCGGCTCCGATACGGCACGCTCTATGATCGGCACGGCGCGCGAGTGTCGGGCACGCCGGTTGGCAGTTCGTCAGCGCTCCTCGGCGATCTCTACCATCGCCTGCTCACCTGCTCGTGGCCGGCGCTCCTGTTGCTGATCGTCGCGCTCTTCGCCCTAACCAACGGCGCCTTCGCGCTTGGCTACCTGCTCGACGGCGGGGTCGCGCACATGCGTCCGGGCTCGTTCGCCGACGCCTTCTTCTTCAGCGTGCAGACGATGGCGACGATTGGGTACGGCACGATGGCGCCGGTTTCGACCTTCGCCAACGCGGTTGTCTGTCTGGAGGCGCTGGGCGGGCTGCTGGGCCTGGCGATTGTCACCGGATTGGTGTTCGCACGTTTTTCGCGGCCGACGGCCCGCGTGCGCTTCAGCCGCAATCTGGTCGTCTCGCGCAGCGACGGAACACCGTCGCTGATGTTCCGGATGGCCAACGAGCGCGCCAACCGGATCGTCGAGGCGCAGGTGCACGTGGTACTCGCGCGCCAGGAGATGACCGCCGAGGGCGGGAGCATGCGCCGCTTTCACGACCTTGCGCTCGCGCGCGGCCGCAACGCGCTCTTCTCGCTGAGCTGGACGGTAATCCATCCGATCACGGAGCAAAGCCCGCTCTTCGGCGAGACCGTGGAATCGCTCGCCGCGGCACGTGCGCAAATCGTCGCCTCGCTGACGGGGCTCGACGAATCCTTTCTGCAGACCGTTCATGCGCGCTACATCTGGGATGCCGAGGAGATTGTCTGGAACGCGCGCTTCGTTGACATCCTCAACCAAACCTCCGAAGGCGTGACGATCGATTACTCGCGCTTCGACGACGTGGTCCCGGCCGGCGACGCGAGCGCCGCGGTGGCGCAATCGGCTGACGGCGCGGCGGCGGCAGCGACCGCGCGACCCGGCAAAAAAGCGGAGCCAACGCATGAAGGTGTATGA
- a CDS encoding NAD(P)-dependent alcohol dehydrogenase: MKVYEIERPGSIDALRPAERPRPAPGHGQVLVRVRACSLNYRDLAVVRGTYARGLKLPLIPLSDGAGEVVEVGPGVTRFAVGDRVAAIFMQSWIAGGPREEYARSALGGALDGMLAEYVALDQAGLVAIPAHLTYEDAATLPCAAVTAWNALVSEGRLKSGDTVLVLGSGGVSVFALQFARMAGARVIATSSSEDKLARLLELGASDGVNYRTTPEWDKRVRELTAGRGVDHVVEVGGAGTLARSLGAVRQGGRVSLIGVLTGAGQVDPTPVLRKAVTLQGIFVGSREMFDEMNRAIETAAMRPVVDRAFPFAQAREAYRYLESAAHFGKIVITF, encoded by the coding sequence ATGAAGGTGTATGAAATCGAGCGCCCGGGAAGTATCGACGCGCTCCGGCCGGCTGAGCGCCCGCGCCCGGCGCCAGGCCATGGGCAAGTGCTGGTGCGCGTACGCGCCTGCTCGCTCAACTATCGCGATCTCGCCGTGGTACGCGGCACTTACGCGCGCGGGCTCAAGCTGCCGCTGATTCCGCTCTCCGACGGCGCCGGCGAGGTGGTCGAAGTCGGCCCCGGCGTCACCCGCTTCGCCGTCGGCGACCGGGTGGCCGCGATCTTCATGCAGAGCTGGATCGCCGGCGGACCGCGCGAAGAATATGCGCGCTCGGCGCTGGGCGGCGCGCTCGACGGAATGCTCGCCGAATACGTCGCGCTCGACCAGGCGGGACTGGTCGCAATCCCGGCCCATCTCACGTACGAGGATGCAGCCACCCTGCCCTGCGCGGCGGTCACGGCGTGGAACGCGCTGGTCAGCGAGGGCAGGCTCAAGTCCGGCGACACCGTGCTGGTGCTGGGCAGCGGTGGGGTGTCGGTCTTTGCACTCCAGTTCGCGCGGATGGCCGGCGCGCGCGTCATCGCAACCTCCAGCAGCGAGGACAAGCTTGCGCGCCTGCTCGAACTGGGCGCTTCCGACGGCGTCAACTACCGTACGACTCCCGAATGGGACAAACGGGTGCGCGAGCTCACGGCCGGACGGGGCGTCGATCACGTGGTCGAGGTCGGCGGCGCAGGCACGCTTGCGCGCTCGCTGGGCGCGGTGCGCCAGGGCGGGCGCGTCAGCCTTATCGGGGTGTTGACCGGCGCAGGCCAGGTCGATCCGACGCCGGTGCTGCGCAAGGCCGTAACGCTGCAGGGGATCTTCGTGGGCTCGCGCGAGATGTTTGACGAGATGAACCGCGCGATAGAGACCGCCGCGATGCGCCCGGTAGTCGATCGGGCTTTCCCCTTCGCCCAGGCGCGCGAGGCCTATCGCTATCTCGAGAGCGCCGCCCATTTCGGCAAGATCGTGATCACGTTTTAG
- a CDS encoding FAD-binding oxidoreductase yields MTSHDPSAAHAHRVILRFEDGLEKAIDVGAREFVLDAALRQGVPLVHQCRSGSCSTCVARLESGAVEMVRDRALALIAAEVAEGKRLLCSAHALADSVVGLHYPSTLIYQGERRSFEARVKSVEWPADSVARLTVTLPPRSSFAFRAGQYVRIKVPGSEEWRSYSMCTTPRELPVAAFLVRILPGGVMSEYLRGCARAGDRLEIEGPLGAFILHPGKGTRVFVAGGTGLAPILAMLDAIRRGGGPRPKMILSFGCASDKTFFYRDEIELRQWWMPELSVRLSADRVDDPASGLIQGTAVDALGHQPLGDPEASAYVCGPPPMIEAARRRLTELGVPPERIFAERFVASATNAPPAAQNAGAR; encoded by the coding sequence ATGACCAGCCACGATCCATCCGCGGCGCATGCGCATCGCGTAATCCTGCGCTTTGAGGACGGCCTCGAAAAAGCAATCGACGTGGGCGCGCGGGAGTTCGTGCTTGACGCCGCGCTGCGCCAGGGGGTCCCGCTGGTCCACCAGTGTCGCTCGGGTAGTTGTTCGACCTGCGTGGCGCGGCTCGAAAGCGGCGCCGTCGAGATGGTGCGCGACCGGGCGCTCGCGCTAATTGCCGCCGAGGTCGCCGAGGGCAAACGCCTGCTATGCAGCGCGCACGCGCTCGCCGATAGCGTCGTCGGCCTGCACTATCCGAGCACGCTCATCTACCAGGGCGAGCGGCGGAGCTTCGAGGCGCGCGTCAAGTCGGTCGAGTGGCCGGCGGACTCGGTTGCGCGGCTGACGGTCACACTGCCGCCGCGCTCGAGCTTTGCGTTTCGCGCCGGCCAGTACGTGAGGATAAAGGTGCCGGGCAGCGAGGAGTGGCGCTCGTACTCGATGTGCACGACGCCGCGCGAGTTGCCCGTTGCGGCATTCCTGGTGCGGATTTTGCCGGGCGGCGTGATGTCGGAATATCTGCGTGGGTGCGCGCGAGCGGGCGACAGACTGGAGATCGAAGGTCCCCTCGGCGCCTTCATCCTGCATCCGGGCAAAGGGACGCGCGTCTTCGTGGCCGGCGGCACCGGGCTTGCGCCGATCCTGGCGATGCTCGACGCGATCCGGCGCGGCGGCGGCCCGCGGCCGAAGATGATTCTGAGCTTCGGCTGCGCCAGCGACAAGACGTTCTTCTATCGCGACGAGATTGAATTGCGGCAGTGGTGGATGCCGGAGCTCAGCGTGCGTCTGAGCGCCGACCGCGTCGATGATCCGGCAAGCGGGCTTATCCAGGGGACGGCGGTGGACGCGCTCGGCCACCAGCCGCTCGGCGACCCGGAGGCGTCGGCGTACGTGTGTGGGCCGCCGCCGATGATCGAGGCGGCGCGCCGGCGGCTAACCGAGCTGGGCGTGCCTCCGGAGCGGATCTTCGCCGAGCGCTTCGTCGCCAGCGCAACGAATGCGCCGCCGGCGGCGCAGAATGCCGGCGCACGGTAG
- a CDS encoding BolA/IbaG family iron-sulfur metabolism protein — protein MEAGEIKEMIERGLPGAHVEVRDFTGSGDHFEALVVSESFEGKGLVERHQAIYAALGDAMRARIHALTLKALTPAQYENRR, from the coding sequence ATGGAAGCCGGGGAAATCAAGGAGATGATCGAACGCGGGCTGCCGGGCGCGCACGTCGAGGTGCGCGACTTCACCGGTAGCGGCGATCATTTCGAAGCGTTAGTGGTTAGCGAGAGTTTCGAAGGCAAGGGGCTGGTCGAGCGCCATCAGGCGATCTATGCCGCGCTGGGCGACGCGATGCGCGCGCGCATCCACGCGCTCACCCTCAAGGCGCTGACCCCTGCCCAATACGAGAATCGGAGGTGA
- a CDS encoding class IV adenylate cyclase, protein MANRRTGGLNSAGTLTMRNLEAKFRLADLEAARAAALALGYVAVASLTQRDTFFPVAQGKLKLREQPPDAWLIQYARGGDGALMLSRYEMVPVAEATRTREILARALGILAEVRKHRTLLMRRNVRFHLDRVEGLGTFGEIEAVLGQRADAGAARAEVDELLRALGVGARALIDVSYFELMARH, encoded by the coding sequence GTGGCGAATCGCCGAACGGGCGGGCTAAACTCGGCCGGTACGCTTACGATGCGCAACCTGGAGGCCAAGTTCAGACTTGCCGACCTCGAGGCCGCACGCGCCGCCGCGCTCGCCCTCGGCTACGTCGCCGTTGCGAGCTTGACCCAGCGCGATACGTTCTTTCCCGTCGCACAGGGCAAGCTCAAGCTGCGCGAACAGCCGCCCGATGCGTGGCTCATTCAATACGCGCGCGGCGGAGACGGCGCGTTGATGCTCAGCCGCTATGAGATGGTTCCGGTGGCAGAGGCCACGCGCACGCGCGAGATACTCGCCCGCGCGCTCGGCATCCTCGCCGAAGTCCGCAAGCATCGCACGCTGCTTATGCGCCGCAACGTGCGCTTCCATCTCGACCGCGTCGAGGGCCTGGGCACCTTCGGCGAGATCGAGGCCGTGCTGGGCCAACGCGCGGACGCCGGAGCCGCGCGCGCCGAGGTGGACGAGCTGTTGCGGGCGCTTGGCGTCGGGGCGCGGGCGCTGATCGACGTTTCCTATTTCGAACTAATGGCGCGGCATTGA
- a CDS encoding CoA pyrophosphatase: MSAGNGINHHRLERLRAALEPADRIATHRGGNRRAAAVLMPLFERAGNLHLLFIRRSDHVESHRGQVAFPGGRVDPADPSLLYTALREAHEEVGIEPASVQVLGGFQGAVARVSEIHVTPFVGVIPHADSLRANPKEVAAVFDVPMSALSDPRYRKTYRFDRGGGVITEHPAISYGGQIIWGLTLRFTEEMLRRMHGAASG; the protein is encoded by the coding sequence ATGAGCGCAGGCAACGGAATCAATCATCACCGGCTCGAGCGGTTGCGCGCGGCGCTCGAGCCGGCCGACCGGATCGCCACTCATCGTGGCGGCAACCGCCGCGCGGCGGCGGTGCTGATGCCGCTCTTCGAACGGGCCGGCAATCTTCATCTGCTCTTCATCCGGCGCTCCGACCACGTTGAAAGCCATCGCGGACAGGTCGCCTTCCCCGGCGGCCGCGTCGATCCGGCCGACCCGAGCTTGCTCTATACGGCCCTGCGCGAAGCGCACGAGGAGGTCGGAATCGAGCCGGCGAGCGTGCAGGTCCTCGGCGGTTTTCAGGGCGCGGTCGCGCGCGTGAGCGAAATCCACGTGACCCCGTTCGTCGGCGTTATCCCGCACGCCGACAGCTTGCGCGCCAATCCCAAGGAGGTCGCCGCGGTCTTCGACGTGCCGATGAGCGCGCTGAGCGACCCGCGCTACCGCAAGACCTACCGTTTCGATCGCGGCGGCGGCGTTATCACCGAGCATCCGGCGATCTCATACGGCGGCCAGATCATCTGGGGGCTCACTCTGCGCTTCACCGAGGAGATGCTGCGCCGCATGCACGGCGCGGCCTCGGGGTAG
- a CDS encoding Rieske 2Fe-2S domain-containing protein, giving the protein MAAGDRLSAISASRQYAPYIEADWGFKNAWYPALFSHELAENGLKGVTIAGHPIVLRRSGGRVYALQDRCAHRGVRLSLRPMCLTADTLSCWYHGFTYRLADGVLKTIVASPDDPLIGKVRIRTYAVAERAGIIFVFVGDEDFAPLPALECDLPIRITDDTNPVAHILDDHAYVRGIHRTGNSNWRLATENGFDPGHLLIHWDNQIVAATDRKLGLGVEPIGEDAIRIIDVPDGPKGIMNMYNTRSYKFIMENPAVKLRARGKKSYYARTSTYLPGILLVEHWPAPGWAQYEWYVPIDDKRHEYWEVLVGRCRNEDERREADYLYDNFFEPLALRDFNDNDLFAREAMQEFYERGDGWNRETLCAFDAAVITWRKVAARFNRGIQEPPATADGH; this is encoded by the coding sequence ATGGCCGCCGGCGACAGGCTCTCGGCAATCTCCGCCAGCCGCCAGTATGCGCCCTACATCGAGGCGGACTGGGGCTTCAAGAACGCCTGGTACCCCGCGCTCTTCAGCCACGAGCTGGCCGAGAACGGCCTCAAGGGCGTCACCATCGCGGGCCATCCGATTGTGCTGCGCCGTTCGGGGGGGCGCGTGTACGCGCTCCAGGACCGTTGCGCCCATCGCGGCGTGCGGCTCTCGCTGCGCCCGATGTGCCTGACCGCCGACACGCTGAGCTGTTGGTACCACGGCTTCACCTACCGGCTTGCCGATGGCGTGCTTAAGACGATCGTCGCCTCGCCTGACGATCCGCTGATCGGCAAGGTCCGCATCCGCACCTACGCGGTTGCCGAGCGCGCCGGGATCATTTTCGTTTTCGTCGGCGACGAGGATTTTGCTCCGCTGCCCGCGCTGGAGTGCGACCTGCCGATCCGGATCACCGACGATACGAACCCGGTCGCGCACATCCTCGACGATCACGCCTACGTCCGCGGGATCCATCGCACCGGCAACTCCAACTGGCGTCTGGCGACCGAGAATGGCTTCGACCCCGGCCATCTGCTCATCCATTGGGACAATCAGATCGTGGCCGCCACCGACCGCAAGCTCGGATTAGGCGTCGAGCCGATCGGCGAGGACGCAATCAGGATCATCGACGTCCCCGACGGCCCCAAGGGCATCATGAACATGTACAACACGCGCTCGTACAAGTTCATCATGGAGAACCCGGCGGTCAAGCTGCGCGCGCGCGGCAAAAAGTCGTACTACGCGCGCACCTCGACCTACCTGCCGGGCATCCTGCTGGTCGAGCACTGGCCGGCTCCGGGATGGGCGCAGTATGAGTGGTACGTGCCGATCGACGACAAGCGCCACGAGTACTGGGAGGTGCTGGTTGGCCGCTGCCGCAACGAAGACGAGCGGCGCGAGGCCGACTACCTCTACGACAATTTCTTCGAGCCGCTCGCGCTGCGCGACTTCAACGACAACGACCTCTTCGCACGCGAGGCGATGCAGGAGTTCTACGAGCGCGGCGACGGCTGGAACCGCGAGACGCTATGCGCCTTCGACGCCGCGGTTATCACCTGGCGCAAAGTCGCCGCGCGCTTCAACCGCGGCATCCAGGAACCGCCCGCGACCGCCGACGGCCACTGA